DNA sequence from the Sulfurimonas sp. HSL3-1 genome:
GCGGCGTTCGATCTCCGCGATCGCAGACGGCTCGATCATGTAATAGACAACGTGGAAGTAACCACGCGGGCTTTTTTCAATCGGGTAGGCCAGTTTGCGCATACCCATCTCGTCGCGTGCAACGATTTCGCCACCGTTTTCAGTGATGACGGCTTCGATCGCAGCGATGCTGTTTTTGATCTCTTCTTCTGTCAGGGTCGGTTTGACGATGACAAGGTTTTCGTAATGTCTCATGTAGAGTATTTCTCCTTATGGTTTCATCCCTCATGGCTCTCGGTCACGGGTCATCCCGCGCGATAATATGCATTGCGTCGCAAAGCACAAAGAGTAAGGAACGCGCAATAATACATAATTACGGCTTAATTTAAGGTGAAATTCAGACGTTGCATATCGAGTGGAACGGCGGCGGCACACTGCAGGGGGTTCAGCCGCTCTTGGCCGGCCTACAGGAGGGACTGGACTTTCAGGAAGGTCGCGGCGAGGAGGGCGCTTTTGCTCCCGCCGCCCGCCGATTTCATTTGCAGCTCCGTCTCGCCGAGCAGGCTCATCATCCGGGTGTACTGCGGCTGTTTGAAGCGTACGCTCTGCTGCTGCCTCGCCTGCTCGATGCGCGGGGGGAGTTTGTAGCCGAGGATCTTGGCCGAATCCGCCGCGCCGTTCAGGCGGATGGAGGCGTAAAAGAGATAGAGCTGGGCGATATGGTTCGAGAGCGCCGTCAGCAGCCTGATTTCATCTTCGCCGTGTTCGAGCAGGCGGCGCATCAGGGGAACGAAATCCTGTTTCTGGAGCAGGGCGTCGATGAGCTGGTCGACCTTGACCTCCGCGACGCCGTAGACGAGCTCGTCGATCTCCTTGATGCCGATACGCCCCTGCAGAAGTGAGAACTTGTCCAGTTCGTTGATGGTGAGGGCGAGGTCGCCGTTTTGCGATTCGAGCAAATGGGTCGCGGCGTAGGGGTCGAGATTGATGCCGCGCGCAGCCGCCTCGTTCAGCACGATCTGGCGCGCCTCGTTGGGAAAGGGGCGGAAGAGCCTGACGTCCGCACCACCCGATTTCGGGCCGAATGCGCTGGTGGCGCTTTTTTTGAAGTCGGTGCCGAAATAGGCGTAGATGAAGAGGTTGCCGGGATTCTTCTGTACCAGGTCGATCAGGGCAGTGAGGTCGTTTTTCGGCAGTTTCTTCTCACTCTTGACGATAAGGACGTTGCGGCCGCCGAAGAGTGACCCCTGCGAGAGATGCGCCTTGGCGCTCGAGAAC
Encoded proteins:
- the holA gene encoding DNA polymerase III subunit delta; the protein is MKRQDLDNLIRQDKAPGAVMLYGESHFLIEHYTKQLAAVEDPNMLSVYFDEYQFSSAKAHLSQGSLFGGRNVLIVKSEKKLPKNDLTALIDLVQKNPGNLFIYAYFGTDFKKSATSAFGPKSGGADVRLFRPFPNEARQIVLNEAAARGINLDPYAATHLLESQNGDLALTINELDKFSLLQGRIGIKEIDELVYGVAEVKVDQLIDALLQKQDFVPLMRRLLEHGEDEIRLLTALSNHIAQLYLFYASIRLNGAADSAKILGYKLPPRIEQARQQQSVRFKQPQYTRMMSLLGETELQMKSAGGGSKSALLAATFLKVQSLL
- the rpsF gene encoding 30S ribosomal protein S6: MRHYENLVIVKPTLTEEEIKNSIAAIEAVITENGGEIVARDEMGMRKLAYPIEKSPRGYFHVVYYMIEPSAIAEIERRFRINEELLRYVTIKYDSKREVKAWNDLVEKTKQQPAKTEESSESAAS